From the genome of Pseudomonas sp. TMP9, one region includes:
- the fleN gene encoding flagellar synthesis regulator FleN, giving the protein MGMHPVQVIAVTGGKGGVGKTNVSVNLAIALADLGRRVMLLDADLGLANVDVLLGLTAKRTLEDVISGECDLRDVLLQGPGGIRIVPAASGIQSMVQLSPMQHAGLIQAFSDISDNLDVLIIDTAAGIGDGVVSFVRAAQEVLVVVCDEPTSITDAYALIKLLNRDHGMNRFRVLANMAHSPQEGRNLFAKLTKVTDRFLDVALQYVGAVPYDESVRKAVQKQRAVYEAFPRSKCALAFKAIAQKVDAWPLPANPRGHLEFFVERLVQQPLADAAL; this is encoded by the coding sequence ATGGGTATGCATCCCGTACAGGTGATTGCGGTGACCGGCGGCAAGGGTGGCGTCGGTAAGACCAACGTCTCAGTCAATCTGGCGATAGCTCTGGCTGATCTAGGTCGGCGAGTGATGTTGTTGGACGCCGACCTTGGCTTGGCCAACGTCGACGTGTTGTTGGGGCTGACAGCCAAGCGCACTCTGGAAGATGTGATCAGTGGCGAATGTGATCTGCGCGATGTGTTGTTGCAGGGCCCGGGTGGTATCCGCATTGTCCCGGCGGCCTCAGGTATTCAGAGTATGGTGCAGCTGTCGCCTATGCAGCATGCCGGGTTAATCCAAGCGTTTAGTGATATTAGCGACAACCTGGATGTATTGATCATCGACACAGCTGCTGGAATTGGTGATGGCGTCGTCAGCTTCGTGCGTGCAGCGCAGGAAGTGCTGGTGGTCGTGTGTGATGAGCCAACCTCAATTACCGACGCCTACGCCCTGATTAAATTGCTCAACCGCGACCACGGCATGAATCGCTTTCGCGTTTTAGCCAATATGGCTCACAGCCCGCAAGAAGGTCGTAACCTGTTTGCTAAGCTGACTAAAGTCACAGACCGTTTCCTCGATGTTGCCCTGCAATATGTCGGTGCGGTGCCTTACGATGAGTCCGTGCGCAAGGCGGTACAGAAGCAGCGCGCGGTTTACGAAGCCTTCCCGCGCTCCAAGTGCGCGCTGGCGTTTAAAGCCATCGCGCAAAAAGTTGACGCATGGCCGCTACCCGCTAACCCGCGCGGGCATTTGGAATTTTTCGTTGAGCGTTTGGTGCAACAACCGCTCGCAGACGCGGCCCTATGA
- the flhA gene encoding flagellar biosynthesis protein FlhA gives MDRSQMIGDVRSNLSGLKQGNLGIPLMLLVMLGMVMLPIPPFLLDVLFTFSIALSIVVLLVAIYALRPLDFAVFPTVLLAATLLRLALNVASTRVVLLNGQDGHGAAGKVIQSFGEVVIGGNYVVGIVVFAILMIINFVVVTKGAGRISEVSARFTLDAMPGKQMAIDADLNAGLIDQVEAKKRRSEVSQEADFYGSMDGASKFVRGDAIAGLLILFINLIGGIAIGIFQHDLPFSEAGKIYTLLTIGDGLVAQIPSLLLSTAAAVMVTRVSSSEDMGAQVNRQMFASPRALAVTAAIMIIMGMVPGMPHFFFISLGLAAAGAAYWIANKQRVVAESEVKEVQRQQDLLPAQKSQEVKELGWDDVTPVDMVGLEVGYRLIPLVDRNQGGQLLARIKGVRKKLSQEMGFLMPSVHIRDNLDLQPNAYRLTLMGVSVAEAEVYPDRELAINPGQVFGPLNGIAAKDPAFGLEAVWIDPSQRDQAQSLGYTVVDASTVVATHLNQVLHKHAHELLGHEEVQQLMQLLAKSSPKLAEELVPGMISLSTLLKVLQSLLQEQVPVRDIRTIAEAIANVAVKSQDPAAMVSAVRVALARAIVQSIVGLELELPVITLEPRLEQILLNSIQKAGQGSEEGILLEPGMAEKLQRSLVEAAQRQEMLGKPVILLVAGPVRAMLSRFARLAVPSIHVLAYQEIPDNKQVTIVATVGQN, from the coding sequence ATAGATCGCTCGCAAATGATCGGTGATGTGCGCAGCAACCTGTCAGGGTTGAAGCAGGGCAACCTGGGCATACCGCTCATGCTGCTGGTCATGCTCGGCATGGTCATGTTGCCCATTCCACCGTTTCTTCTCGACGTGCTGTTTACCTTCAGCATTGCTTTGTCGATTGTGGTGCTGTTGGTTGCGATCTATGCGTTGCGCCCCCTAGATTTCGCGGTTTTCCCCACTGTTCTGCTGGCCGCGACCCTGTTGCGCCTGGCGCTCAACGTCGCCTCCACACGCGTGGTTTTGCTCAACGGTCAAGATGGTCATGGCGCCGCGGGTAAGGTTATCCAGTCGTTTGGTGAGGTGGTGATCGGCGGCAACTACGTGGTCGGTATCGTGGTGTTCGCTATTTTGATGATCATCAACTTTGTGGTGGTCACCAAGGGCGCCGGGCGTATTTCCGAGGTGAGTGCGCGTTTCACCCTGGATGCCATGCCCGGCAAGCAAATGGCCATCGACGCTGACTTAAATGCCGGATTGATTGATCAGGTTGAAGCCAAAAAACGCCGCTCGGAAGTCTCTCAAGAAGCGGATTTTTACGGCTCTATGGACGGTGCCAGCAAATTCGTGCGCGGCGATGCGATTGCTGGCCTGCTGATTCTGTTTATTAACCTGATTGGCGGCATTGCCATCGGCATTTTCCAGCATGACCTGCCATTCTCTGAGGCTGGCAAGATTTACACCCTGCTGACCATTGGTGATGGTCTGGTCGCGCAGATTCCTTCACTGCTGCTGTCAACGGCTGCGGCGGTGATGGTGACGCGGGTGTCCAGCTCAGAAGACATGGGCGCGCAGGTTAATCGGCAGATGTTTGCCTCGCCTCGCGCGCTGGCCGTGACCGCTGCGATCATGATCATCATGGGCATGGTCCCCGGCATGCCACATTTCTTCTTTATCAGCTTGGGTCTGGCGGCAGCGGGTGCGGCTTATTGGATTGCTAACAAGCAACGTGTGGTCGCGGAAAGCGAAGTCAAGGAAGTGCAGCGCCAGCAAGACTTGCTGCCGGCGCAGAAGTCTCAAGAGGTCAAAGAGTTAGGTTGGGATGACGTCACGCCAGTGGACATGGTCGGCCTAGAAGTGGGTTATCGGCTGATCCCACTGGTTGACCGCAACCAGGGTGGTCAGTTGCTGGCGCGAATTAAAGGCGTACGCAAGAAGCTGTCCCAAGAGATGGGTTTTTTGATGCCTTCGGTGCACATTCGCGACAACCTCGACCTGCAGCCCAACGCCTACCGATTGACCCTGATGGGCGTCAGCGTGGCCGAGGCAGAGGTGTATCCCGATCGTGAGTTGGCGATCAATCCCGGCCAAGTGTTTGGCCCACTCAATGGCATTGCTGCTAAAGACCCGGCTTTCGGTCTTGAGGCGGTGTGGATCGACCCGAGCCAGCGTGACCAGGCGCAGTCGCTGGGTTACACCGTGGTGGATGCCAGTACCGTGGTTGCCACGCACCTCAACCAAGTGTTGCACAAGCATGCCCACGAGTTGCTTGGCCATGAAGAGGTGCAGCAGTTGATGCAGTTGCTAGCCAAAAGCTCGCCCAAGCTGGCCGAGGAGCTGGTACCTGGCATGATCAGCCTGTCGACCCTGCTCAAGGTCTTGCAGAGTTTGCTGCAAGAGCAGGTGCCGGTGCGTGATATTCGCACCATCGCCGAGGCCATCGCCAATGTGGCAGTGAAGAGTCAAGATCCCGCCGCGATGGTGTCGGCGGTGCGCGTCGCGCTGGCTCGTGCAATCGTGCAAAGCATTGTGGGACTAGAGCTTGAGCTGCCTGTGATCACCTTAGAACCTAGGTTGGAACAGATATTGCTCAACAGTATTCAGAAGGCCGGGCAAGGCTCAGAGGAGGGCATCCTCTTGGAGCCTGGCATGGCTGAGAAGCTGCAGCGATCCCTGGTGGAAGCGGCGCAGCGTCAGGAGATGCTCGGCAAACCAGTGATACTGCTGGTGGCCGGTCCGGTCCGGGCGATGCTCTCGCGATTCGCGCGGCTGGCAGTTCCGAGTATCCATGTGCTGGCATACCAGGAAATTCCGGATAACAAGCAGGTCACCATCGTTGCGACGGTGGGTCAGAACTAA
- the fliR gene encoding flagellar biosynthetic protein FliR produces the protein MLELSNEQIGAWVGSFLLPLFRIAALLMFMPIIGTQLVSARIRLYLALAICLAIMPTLPPMPVIDAISIQAFIWIAQEILIGVMLGFVLQLLFQVFAIAGQIVAMQMGLGFASMVDPANGISVPVIGQVFMILVTLLFLAMNAHLVVFEVLTESFFTLPVGGGFLVENYWEIANKLGWVIGAALLLVLPAITALLVVNLAFGVMTRAAPQLNIFSIGFPLTLVLGLVIVWIGMADILSQYQRFATEALQFLREMAGAR, from the coding sequence ATGCTTGAGTTAAGTAACGAGCAGATCGGCGCTTGGGTGGGTAGCTTCTTGCTGCCGCTATTTCGCATCGCGGCGCTGCTGATGTTTATGCCCATTATCGGCACCCAATTGGTTTCGGCGCGTATACGCCTGTATTTGGCTTTAGCCATTTGCCTGGCAATCATGCCGACCCTGCCGCCGATGCCAGTCATAGATGCGATCAGCATTCAGGCGTTTATCTGGATTGCCCAGGAAATTCTGATCGGGGTGATGCTGGGGTTTGTCCTGCAGTTACTTTTTCAAGTCTTTGCGATCGCCGGGCAGATTGTGGCCATGCAGATGGGCCTAGGATTTGCGTCCATGGTCGATCCCGCTAATGGTATTTCAGTGCCTGTGATCGGGCAGGTCTTTATGATCCTAGTGACCTTACTATTTCTTGCCATGAACGCCCATTTGGTGGTGTTTGAAGTGCTCACTGAAAGCTTTTTCACCTTGCCAGTCGGTGGTGGCTTTCTGGTTGAAAATTACTGGGAAATTGCCAACAAACTGGGTTGGGTCATCGGTGCCGCTTTGCTTTTAGTATTGCCGGCGATTACCGCGCTATTGGTGGTTAACCTGGCATTTGGCGTTATGACCCGCGCCGCGCCGCAGCTAAATATCTTCTCAATCGGTTTTCCGCTGACCTTGGTTTTGGGTTTGGTTATTGTCTGGATTGGCATGGCCGACATCCTCTCCCAGTACCAGCGGTTTGCCACTGAGGCGCTGCAGTTTCTCCGTGAAATGGCAGGAGCCAGATAA
- the fliP gene encoding flagellar type III secretion system pore protein FliP (The bacterial flagellar biogenesis protein FliP forms a type III secretion system (T3SS)-type pore required for flagellar assembly.) codes for MLRFLWVLIFSLGASLAFAADPPLGSTLIQSGSSPLSIPAITLSTDTEGQQEYSVSLQILLIMTALSFIPAFVMLMTSFTRIIIVFSILRQALGLMQTPSNQILVGMALFLTMFIMAPVFDQINREALQPYLNEQLPAQDALLKAEVPIKNFMLSQTRESDLELFVRLSKRTDIASPEEAPLTILVPAFVTSELKTAFQIGFMIFIPFLIIDMVVASILMAMGMMMLSPLIISLPFKIMLFVLIDGWALIMGTLAASFGGT; via the coding sequence ATGCTGCGTTTCTTATGGGTATTGATTTTTAGCCTTGGAGCTTCGCTTGCATTCGCGGCAGATCCGCCTTTGGGCAGCACGCTGATTCAGTCGGGTAGCAGCCCGTTATCCATTCCGGCGATCACCCTGAGCACCGATACCGAAGGGCAACAAGAGTATTCGGTCAGCCTGCAGATTCTGCTGATTATGACCGCGCTGAGCTTTATACCCGCGTTCGTTATGCTGATGACCAGCTTTACCCGCATTATCATTGTCTTCTCGATTCTGCGCCAAGCCCTCGGGCTGATGCAGACGCCCTCTAACCAGATATTGGTTGGCATGGCGTTGTTTCTGACTATGTTTATTATGGCCCCGGTGTTCGATCAAATTAACCGCGAGGCGTTGCAGCCCTACTTGAACGAGCAGTTACCCGCGCAGGACGCGCTTCTCAAAGCTGAAGTGCCGATTAAGAACTTTATGCTGTCGCAAACCCGCGAAAGCGACTTAGAGCTGTTCGTGCGCCTGTCCAAGCGCACTGACATTGCATCTCCCGAAGAGGCGCCGTTGACTATTCTGGTGCCGGCATTCGTGACTTCAGAGCTTAAAACCGCTTTTCAAATTGGCTTTATGATCTTTATCCCGTTTCTGATCATCGACATGGTGGTCGCCAGTATTTTGATGGCAATGGGCATGATGATGCTGTCACCTTTGATCATTTCACTGCCGTTCAAAATCATGCTGTTTGTTTTGATTGATGGTTGGGCGTTGATCATGGGCACGCTTGCCGCCAGTTTTGGAGGCACTTAG
- the fliQ gene encoding flagellar biosynthesis protein FliQ: MTPEVAVDLVRDALWLTAMIVAVLVVPSLLVGLLVAMFQAATQINEQTLSFLPRLLVILICLIVLGPWLVRELMEYTENLIMNIPMLIG; this comes from the coding sequence ATGACCCCTGAAGTTGCGGTTGATCTGGTGCGAGATGCGTTATGGCTGACCGCGATGATTGTGGCTGTACTGGTCGTGCCCAGCCTTTTGGTGGGTTTGTTGGTGGCGATGTTCCAAGCAGCGACCCAAATCAACGAGCAAACACTTAGTTTCTTACCCAGGTTGCTAGTGATTCTGATCTGCTTGATTGTGCTCGGCCCATGGCTGGTGCGCGAGTTGATGGAGTACACCGAAAATCTGATCATGAATATTCCGATGCTGATCGGCTGA
- a CDS encoding protein phosphatase CheZ, producing MEHNDSAQGDLESSLKHSARQLVDSLERGNFGEAVQLIHDLNKARDRGLYHEVGKLTRELHNAIVNFQLDPRMPHATEVSQITDATERLNYVVTMTEKAANRTMDLVEQSTPLVNGFSDEAHSLSADWGRFMRREMSADNFRELAKRVESFLDRSERDGAKLSANLNDIMLAQDFQDLTGQVIKRVTQLVTEVESNLLKLVLMASQVDQFAGIEHNREMLRAEQEKQKEPSHGEGPQIHADKREDVASNQDDVDDLLSSLGF from the coding sequence ATGGAACATAATGATTCCGCTCAGGGTGATCTTGAGTCGTCCTTGAAACACAGTGCTCGCCAACTGGTAGACAGCCTTGAACGTGGCAACTTTGGTGAAGCGGTACAGCTGATACATGACCTGAACAAGGCGCGCGACCGTGGCTTGTATCATGAGGTCGGCAAGCTGACCCGAGAGCTGCATAACGCCATCGTCAATTTCCAACTCGACCCTCGTATGCCGCATGCTACCGAGGTTTCACAAATCACCGATGCCACTGAACGTTTGAATTACGTGGTGACGATGACCGAGAAAGCGGCTAATCGCACCATGGACTTGGTCGAGCAAAGTACCCCGCTGGTCAATGGTTTTAGCGATGAAGCGCATAGTTTAAGTGCTGACTGGGGGCGATTTATGCGCCGCGAGATGAGCGCTGACAACTTTCGTGAGTTGGCTAAACGGGTTGAGTCGTTTCTCGATCGCAGCGAGCGTGATGGCGCCAAACTGTCGGCCAATCTGAACGACATCATGCTGGCCCAAGATTTTCAGGACTTAACAGGGCAGGTGATTAAACGCGTCACCCAGTTGGTCACTGAAGTTGAAAGTAACCTGCTGAAACTGGTGCTAATGGCCAGCCAAGTGGATCAGTTTGCCGGCATTGAGCACAACCGCGAGATGCTCCGCGCCGAACAAGAAAAACAAAAAGAACCTTCCCATGGTGAAGGTCCGCAGATTCATGCCGATAAGCGTGAAGACGTCGCATCTAATCAAGATGATGTCGACGACCTGCTTTCCAGTCTGGGATTTTAG
- the fliA gene encoding RNA polymerase sigma factor FliA, which produces MTAASGLRMYSKAQAQDAQHQLIERYAPLVKRIAYHLLARLPANVQVDDLIQAGMIGLLEASKKYDSSKGASFETFVGIRIRGSMLDEVRKGDWAPRSVHRNSRMVSDAIRKVEARTGRDAKDQEVAAELELSLEDYYGILGDTLGSRLFSFDDLLQDGEHGAMDEDAGSNHLEPSRDLEDQRFQAALADAIAGLPERERLVLALYYDEELNLKEIGAVLGVSESRVSQLHSQCAARLRARLAEWRAR; this is translated from the coding sequence ATGACAGCAGCCTCTGGACTACGTATGTATAGCAAGGCGCAGGCGCAAGACGCACAGCACCAGTTGATCGAGCGCTACGCGCCTCTGGTCAAACGCATTGCCTATCACCTGCTGGCGCGCTTACCGGCCAATGTGCAGGTTGACGATTTGATTCAAGCCGGGATGATCGGCCTACTTGAAGCTTCAAAAAAATACGATTCCAGCAAAGGAGCCAGTTTCGAGACGTTTGTGGGCATCCGCATACGTGGCTCCATGCTTGACGAGGTGCGCAAAGGTGATTGGGCGCCGCGTTCGGTGCACCGTAATAGCCGCATGGTCAGTGACGCGATTAGGAAAGTTGAGGCCAGAACGGGTCGAGACGCTAAAGATCAAGAGGTTGCGGCCGAACTAGAATTGAGTCTTGAAGATTACTACGGCATTCTTGGCGACACGCTAGGCAGCCGCCTATTCAGCTTCGACGACCTGTTGCAGGACGGCGAGCACGGCGCGATGGATGAGGATGCTGGCAGCAATCACCTTGAACCCTCTCGTGATTTGGAAGATCAACGTTTTCAAGCGGCCCTAGCAGATGCCATTGCTGGCTTGCCAGAGCGCGAGCGCCTAGTGTTAGCACTGTATTACGATGAAGAATTAAATCTAAAAGAGATTGGTGCAGTGTTGGGGGTTAGCGAGTCACGAGTAAGCCAGTTACACAGTCAGTGTGCTGCTCGCTTGCGTGCCCGCCTAGCTGAATGGCGTGCCCGCTGA
- the flhF gene encoding flagellar biosynthesis protein FlhF, with the protein MQVKRFFAADMRTAMKLVRDELGADASIIGNRRVAGGVELTAALDYQVPAAPSRQPNPALEAELRKTQAKIATAQAELTTRAQVDAGKDRQLFGAVATAPVASFADVLRPARASTATTDQGALDAMRFELHGLRELIEVQLGSIAWGQLQTRRPQQANLWRRLQRMGLSAELAKALLERISTISEPRQAWRMLLAHLAHAIKTPKQEPMEDGGVIALVGPAGMGKTTTLAKLAARYVLKYGAQHIALVSLDSYRIGAQEQLKTLGRILNVPVTLVDPGQSLTQALAPLARKRVVLIDTAGLPANDPALRMQLETLASRGVNAKNYLVMASTSQSQVLKAAYHSYKRCGLSGCIITKADEATSLGEVLGLAISQRLPVAYLTDGPRIPDDLQIPRSHQLVSRAVGLQATQEPSEDTMAEMFADLYQQPTQRVS; encoded by the coding sequence ATGCAGGTCAAACGATTTTTCGCCGCCGATATGCGTACCGCCATGAAGCTGGTGCGTGATGAGCTGGGTGCCGATGCCTCGATCATAGGCAATCGCCGGGTTGCTGGTGGCGTTGAGCTGACGGCAGCATTGGACTACCAAGTGCCCGCTGCGCCATCGCGCCAGCCTAATCCGGCACTGGAAGCCGAATTGCGCAAAACTCAAGCGAAGATCGCCACCGCGCAGGCTGAGCTGACAACCCGTGCTCAGGTTGATGCCGGTAAAGATCGCCAGTTGTTTGGCGCGGTTGCCACTGCGCCCGTTGCTAGCTTTGCTGATGTTTTGCGCCCGGCGCGCGCGTCGACTGCCACAACGGATCAGGGCGCTCTCGATGCCATGCGCTTCGAGCTGCATGGCTTGCGCGAATTAATTGAAGTGCAGTTGGGTTCGATCGCTTGGGGGCAACTGCAAACGCGTCGCCCGCAGCAAGCCAATTTATGGCGTCGACTGCAGCGCATGGGCTTATCTGCCGAGCTGGCAAAAGCTTTACTTGAGCGCATTTCCACTATTTCCGAGCCCCGCCAAGCCTGGCGCATGCTGTTGGCGCATTTGGCTCATGCGATCAAAACACCGAAGCAGGAGCCGATGGAAGACGGCGGTGTTATTGCATTAGTGGGTCCTGCCGGCATGGGTAAAACCACCACCTTAGCCAAGCTCGCCGCACGCTATGTACTTAAATACGGTGCGCAACATATTGCCTTGGTCAGTTTGGACAGCTACCGCATCGGTGCGCAGGAGCAACTGAAAACCTTGGGTCGTATTCTTAATGTGCCCGTCACCTTGGTTGATCCAGGCCAGTCCTTGACTCAAGCCCTTGCCCCGCTGGCGCGTAAGCGGGTGGTGCTGATTGATACAGCGGGTCTCCCGGCTAATGATCCAGCGTTGCGTATGCAACTGGAAACCCTGGCCAGTCGAGGCGTTAATGCAAAAAATTATCTGGTTATGGCCTCTACCAGTCAGAGTCAAGTGCTCAAAGCCGCCTACCATAGTTACAAGCGTTGTGGTTTGAGCGGTTGCATTATCACCAAGGCCGATGAGGCCACCAGCTTGGGTGAGGTTTTAGGTCTGGCTATTAGCCAGCGTCTACCGGTAGCCTACCTAACTGATGGGCCACGTATTCCTGATGATCTGCAGATCCCGCGCAGTCATCAATTGGTCAGCCGAGCCGTTGGGCTGCAGGCGACCCAAGAACCGAGCGAGGATACGATGGCGGAGATGTTTGCCGACCTGTACCAGCAGCCCACACAGCGCGTCAGTTAA
- a CDS encoding chemotaxis response regulator CheY, with protein sequence MKILIVDDFSTMRRIIKNLLRDLGFTNTAEADDGVTALPMLQSGSFDFLVTDWNMPGMTGIDLLRAVRADDRLKTLPVLMVTAEAKRDQIIEAAQAGVNGYVVKPFTAQVLKEKIEKIFERVNG encoded by the coding sequence ATGAAAATCCTCATCGTTGATGACTTTTCAACGATGCGACGAATCATTAAGAACCTCTTGCGTGATTTGGGGTTTACCAACACCGCCGAAGCGGATGACGGCGTAACGGCGCTGCCGATGCTGCAAAGCGGCAGTTTTGACTTTTTGGTCACGGACTGGAACATGCCTGGCATGACCGGTATCGACTTGCTGCGCGCTGTGCGTGCGGATGATCGCCTAAAAACGCTGCCGGTACTGATGGTCACGGCAGAAGCCAAGCGCGATCAGATCATCGAGGCCGCCCAAGCGGGTGTTAACGGTTATGTAGTTAAGCCGTTCACTGCTCAGGTACTTAAAGAGAAGATTGAGAAAATCTTCGAGCGCGTCAACGGCTGA
- the flhB gene encoding flagellar biosynthesis protein FlhB, giving the protein MAESESGAEKSEEPTEKRVRESREKGETARSQELNTLAITLGGFGGLLAFGGSMGNSMLDIMRSNFSLPREVIMDERSMGLWLAASGQMALEALFPLFILLLIASIVGPISLGGWIFSTEALAPKASRMNPLAGLKRMFSVQALAQLLKAFAKFVLILLVGVAVLSAWQGDLLAIVHEPLESAILHSMTVVGWSALWMSCGLILIAAVDVPFQLWSSKQKLMMTQQEVRDEYKDSEGKPEVKQRIRQLQREMAERRMMQSVPDADVVITNPTHFAVALKYDPAKGSAPVLLAKGGDFTALKIREIANEHKVMVLESPALARAVFYSTDLDQEIPAGLYLAIAQVLAYVYQLRQYQAGKGKRPGPLPDIPIPPDLRRDD; this is encoded by the coding sequence GTGGCTGAATCCGAGAGCGGTGCCGAAAAAAGTGAAGAACCCACGGAAAAACGGGTACGTGAATCCCGTGAGAAGGGTGAGACGGCGCGCTCTCAGGAACTCAATACCCTCGCAATTACCTTGGGCGGCTTTGGCGGCCTCCTCGCCTTTGGCGGCAGTATGGGCAATTCCATGCTGGACATCATGCGCAGCAATTTCTCCTTGCCGCGCGAGGTGATTATGGATGAGCGCAGCATGGGCCTTTGGTTAGCAGCGTCCGGGCAGATGGCCTTGGAAGCATTGTTCCCGTTGTTTATTTTGCTGCTTATTGCCTCTATTGTTGGCCCCATTTCCCTGGGGGGTTGGATCTTTTCTACTGAAGCTCTGGCGCCCAAGGCCAGTCGAATGAATCCGCTGGCGGGGTTAAAGCGGATGTTTTCTGTACAAGCGCTGGCTCAGTTGCTCAAAGCCTTTGCCAAATTTGTGCTGATTCTGCTGGTAGGCGTTGCCGTATTGTCAGCCTGGCAGGGCGACTTGCTAGCGATTGTCCATGAGCCGCTTGAGTCGGCCATTCTGCATTCCATGACGGTTGTTGGCTGGAGCGCCCTGTGGATGTCCTGCGGGTTGATTTTGATTGCGGCTGTAGATGTGCCATTCCAGCTCTGGAGCAGCAAGCAGAAGCTGATGATGACCCAGCAGGAAGTGCGCGACGAATACAAGGACAGTGAAGGTAAGCCGGAGGTCAAACAGCGGATTCGCCAGCTGCAGCGGGAAATGGCTGAACGGCGCATGATGCAGTCGGTGCCGGATGCCGATGTGGTCATCACCAACCCGACGCACTTCGCCGTGGCGCTCAAATATGATCCAGCCAAGGGCAGTGCGCCGGTGCTGCTGGCCAAGGGTGGTGACTTTACCGCATTGAAAATTCGCGAAATCGCCAATGAACACAAGGTCATGGTGCTGGAGTCTCCGGCGCTGGCGCGAGCGGTGTTTTACTCCACCGATTTGGATCAGGAAATCCCTGCTGGCCTGTATCTGGCAATTGCTCAGGTACTGGCTTACGTCTACCAACTGCGTCAATACCAAGCAGGCAAGGGCAAGCGTCCCGGCCCTCTCCCCGATATCCCTATCCCGCCTGATTTACGTCGTGACGACTGA